The following are from one region of the Capsicum annuum cultivar UCD-10X-F1 chromosome 1, UCD10Xv1.1, whole genome shotgun sequence genome:
- the LOC124889481 gene encoding ATP synthase subunit alpha, chloroplastic-like encodes MEYTIVVAEKVDSPATLQYLAPYTGAALAEYFMYRERHTLIIYDDLSKQAKAYRQMSFLLRRPPSREAYPGDVFYLHSRLLERAAKLSSSLGEGSMTALPIVETQSGDVSAYIPTNVISITDGQIFLSANLFNSGIRPSINVGISVSRVGSAAQIKAIKPVAGKLKLELAQFAELEAFAQFAFDLDKATQNQLARGQ; translated from the coding sequence ATGGAATACACTATTGTGGTAGCCGAAAAGGTGGATTCCCCTGCTACATTACAATACCTTGCTCCTTATACAGGAGCAGCTCTGGCTGAATATTTTATGTATCGTGAACGACACACTTTAATCATTTATGATGATCTCTCTAAACAAGCGAAAGCTTATCGCCAAATGTCTTTTCTATTACGAAGACCGCCCAGTCGAGAAGCTTATCCAGGAGATGTTTTTTATTTGCATTCACGCCTTTTGGAAAGAGCCGCTAAATTAAGTTCTAGTTTAGGTGAAGGAAGTATGACCGCCTTACCAATAGTTGAAACTCAATCGGGAGATGTTTCGGCTTATATTCCTACTAATGTAATTTCCATTACTGATGGACAAATCTTTTTATCCGCCAACCTATTCAATTCTGGAATCAGACCTTCTATTAATGTGGGTATCTCCGTTTCCAGAGTGGGGTCTGCAGCTCAAATAAAAGCCATTAAGCCAGTAGCTGGTAAATTAAAATTAGAACTAGCGCAATTCGCAGAATTAGAAGCCTTTGCACAATTTGCTTTTGATCTCGATAAAGCTACTCAAAATCAATTGGCAAGAGGTCAATGA